The Shewanella sp. MTB7 genome includes a window with the following:
- a CDS encoding LPD38 domain-containing protein — protein sequence MPSKLIDPFSEEEFEYIDPFEEAEVESNGGVTAAFGAGVDKVQELGYRAVKGFTDVGAEKAEQTNIIGRTIGQDGSLSKWAQSGVEENIAEASTYQPTVKSYKDIDSLDDFGSYAGELIAGSVPYMAAAVTPIGAGTLAGGLSEEAYDGQPTDDKNAVRAVASGVGQMVLERLGIKGALGQVGRDVLKNGVLATAKKIGQGGLVKAAKDPKTAALFGRQILKGALWEGATEAGQEALAQWGAGASLDEIHSLDEAFIGGLTVGGIIRTSSEGAQRVMAWQKKSSDVAKNGIQALVEQGVMQDDAIEQVRNQMIESGIKQGLSEAESAAAAGRTMKVEFGIEHEIFAPIAQDVASRRAEMHERLNQQRIDAGIGAAQQALAGEGALSAEQLIQTQMNEGRIVDPFDDVAEANVEPITLKDSVEGENAVDASANKSPPVIDDPIKQLQLPLTPTPSTEGVLDSEAKQIDEASNQAALSPENNLPEPSQAQKEAGNYKMGHVKVNGMAVSIENPKGSQRSGVDSDGKDWSVTMKQHYGYIKGTEGADGDHVDVFIGDSPQVDSVYIVDQIEPKSGKFDEHKVMIGFESELEAKDGYLSNYADGWKGIGAITKMPVDEFKQWVKTQATKKPFVYKVPINLAPKEEVKVEADETLMINEESNTAAVIETDNERSSTPVAPKSAKIEDFGEVLLGAAKHTYSFNESLGAEVDTETAPLSKSFPQPDYQKLTDEGADPVALALVAQLRGEIKTKPKKYGKGGWASQVDSSRAFSVKLLSGEHSVDDVAKKMWAHDQNVYGRQYIKHLPDVIAIAKDIPASSIKSLGNYKLNEAHYSLFHGEKDVDKWVVTNTKQGGGLGGMGNQAHFDTKQEALTFIKEQVTDTSTVNDKKLAKFDIWTERGKSGVVFLGKKLAANKYIELKRFDKGSEARAYRVDNNVELVELLKQKRQVGAMRRPDNNPRVGEEHRKGKDATPDLFSNTFGFRGVQFGNWVEGGKRQNDLNYAFDGLMDLASVINVPPKALSLNGQLGLAFGARGKGGKNSAAAHYEPNSVVINLTKKQGSGSLAHEWFHALDNYFAKMDNESVGEQSSLYLTDSSRQAGLLKEGRYQRSSSDDFGVRPEVFDAFKRVTSTIKKETDLVNRSAQRDKFRAKNYWGTVVEMTARSFERYVIGKLAQQGYESDYLANIVNESSTAAMDEMSDYPYPLAVEMDVVNKAYDGLFDTLKTKETDKGVALFRKDASTVFNKGKLKPKGIPLSEAKAIAQEFVDSYNGNIKLEFKVRQTQEELYGPEATIEKYGRIKGSYNGKGKSVLGLVSGNLHSSADARETLRHEILGHYGLATFSQIDKKAILDKIIDAQSEPTLKVQWDKIKADSYYSKLDINQQAEEVFAHTVENYRNGLQRLYDTIIAWLKGSLRKVGLNKYPSSSQELHRLAATIAKQIRSGDRGGPIDSNNQTMHRRESAGHSLPDENLKAYFIRNVQDKFYRLKLAQRDLDVNDSNNAYMAEEAFHGKIGEDLRKLELEHTDKIAKTMAEHSLSQDEVDLYLIAKHAKERNAYIDTINPELGGAGSGMNNDQAQAILDKAVLESKRLALESVANEVYSMLEKSRVNIVNFGLEQQDAIDTWKSQYQYYVPLKGYAAEDGTHTSKSKKFGTGKGFNIRGRETIKAMGRRSLAESPLLHTIEDTTQAVIRARKNEVGQTFLRLVESNPDPELWQIYTANDPDYRRGEVSQDGEKVIGQVKMTAFEMGNAKDKYFTTKVDGVEHFIKLKDPLLLQAMGNLGVDQSNLLTRTLGVATRTLSALVTTWNPEFMATNFARDIQAAIYNVVAETQVNDGKALNTEKLALKMIKSTPRAMAVLRQGFRNNKFDGSARFSNPKWGRYLKEFLESGAKTGWVNQKDIQGLANELKGTISRASNTKQGKVRRMGKQVADFVSDYNDVVENATRFSVYYHAREQGISVKQASSLAKNLTINFNRKGEVSNTVNALFMFANASVQGTANMLRAVATPKDRSKSLWDPQFYNLSQKMAIGTIGTTVVMANLMREIGGDDEDGTPFYDKVPDHVKATNFVIMLGGMDYVAIPMPYGYNLFANIGHSIDGVIQGKSIGKLATGLVLSAAGTFSPIGFTPTVATPFVEVDRNKNFFGGNIYPEQHGFGAKKSDSHLGTNYTWEWTKELTIWLNEVTGGSKFRSGMADFTPQSIEHLAKFMGGGVLQFGLRWQNLAVKAMEGKEIESRDIPFARRFYKRLNPKAAIGEFYTAKDTLAKVKADYLSLHGKDKVEFKREYKLSLELQKFASNIEKSLRNLNKQKGSIEASRLSSLEKERRIQLIEDKKIELTLRFSKKRNELGLQEL from the coding sequence ATGCCAAGTAAATTGATTGATCCGTTTAGTGAGGAAGAATTTGAATATATTGATCCTTTTGAAGAAGCTGAAGTAGAAAGTAATGGAGGTGTGACCGCAGCTTTTGGCGCTGGCGTAGATAAAGTTCAGGAACTTGGTTATCGAGCCGTAAAAGGCTTTACCGATGTGGGTGCGGAAAAGGCGGAGCAGACTAACATTATTGGTCGCACGATTGGCCAAGATGGCAGTTTATCTAAATGGGCTCAGTCTGGTGTAGAAGAAAATATAGCCGAAGCGAGTACATATCAGCCAACAGTAAAATCCTACAAAGATATCGACTCATTGGATGATTTTGGAAGTTACGCAGGTGAACTGATTGCGGGATCCGTGCCGTATATGGCTGCAGCTGTAACTCCTATAGGTGCGGGAACATTGGCCGGTGGCTTATCCGAAGAGGCATACGACGGGCAGCCCACAGATGATAAAAATGCCGTAAGGGCAGTCGCCTCGGGTGTTGGTCAAATGGTTTTGGAGCGTCTTGGTATTAAGGGGGCTTTAGGACAAGTTGGCCGTGATGTACTCAAAAATGGCGTGTTAGCAACAGCTAAAAAAATAGGTCAGGGAGGGTTAGTTAAGGCCGCTAAAGATCCCAAAACAGCAGCTTTGTTTGGTCGTCAAATATTGAAGGGCGCTTTATGGGAAGGAGCGACTGAAGCTGGCCAAGAAGCATTGGCGCAATGGGGGGCGGGGGCGTCACTCGATGAAATACACAGTTTGGATGAAGCCTTTATTGGTGGCCTTACCGTAGGCGGGATCATCCGCACCTCAAGTGAAGGTGCACAGCGTGTTATGGCATGGCAGAAAAAATCCAGCGATGTAGCGAAAAATGGTATTCAGGCTTTGGTTGAACAAGGTGTGATGCAAGATGATGCTATAGAACAAGTGCGCAATCAGATGATTGAGTCTGGTATAAAGCAAGGGTTAAGTGAGGCCGAGTCTGCCGCAGCTGCAGGGAGAACGATGAAAGTCGAGTTTGGCATAGAGCATGAGATATTTGCACCCATCGCCCAAGATGTCGCCAGTCGTCGTGCTGAAATGCATGAGAGGTTAAACCAACAACGTATCGATGCTGGTATTGGTGCAGCGCAACAAGCATTAGCTGGAGAAGGTGCACTCAGCGCTGAACAGCTTATTCAAACCCAGATGAATGAAGGTCGTATTGTTGATCCGTTTGATGATGTCGCTGAAGCTAACGTAGAGCCCATTACTTTAAAGGACAGTGTAGAAGGCGAAAACGCTGTTGATGCTTCAGCTAATAAGTCTCCTCCGGTCATTGATGATCCCATTAAGCAACTGCAACTTCCCTTAACACCAACGCCCTCTACGGAGGGCGTTCTTGATTCTGAAGCTAAGCAAATCGACGAAGCTAGCAATCAGGCTGCCCTATCGCCAGAGAATAACTTACCTGAGCCAAGCCAAGCGCAGAAAGAAGCCGGTAACTATAAGATGGGCCATGTAAAAGTTAACGGTATGGCTGTTTCCATAGAAAACCCTAAGGGTTCCCAGCGTTCCGGTGTCGATAGTGACGGTAAGGATTGGTCTGTCACCATGAAGCAACATTATGGGTATATCAAGGGGACCGAAGGCGCTGATGGCGACCATGTTGATGTGTTCATTGGTGACAGTCCCCAGGTAGATAGTGTGTATATTGTCGACCAAATAGAACCTAAATCAGGCAAGTTTGATGAACATAAGGTGATGATCGGTTTCGAGTCAGAGTTAGAAGCTAAGGACGGTTACTTGTCCAATTATGCTGATGGTTGGAAAGGGATCGGCGCTATTACAAAAATGCCCGTGGATGAGTTTAAGCAATGGGTTAAGACTCAAGCCACTAAAAAACCTTTTGTATATAAGGTACCAATAAATCTGGCTCCCAAAGAAGAGGTGAAGGTAGAAGCTGATGAAACGTTGATGATTAATGAGGAAAGTAATACTGCAGCTGTTATTGAAACCGATAATGAGAGGAGCAGTACACCGGTTGCGCCAAAGTCTGCAAAAATTGAAGATTTTGGAGAAGTGCTTCTTGGAGCTGCTAAGCACACTTATTCTTTTAATGAATCATTGGGAGCTGAAGTAGACACAGAGACAGCACCACTAAGTAAGTCATTCCCACAACCAGATTATCAAAAGTTGACTGATGAAGGGGCGGATCCTGTTGCGTTGGCACTGGTTGCTCAGTTACGAGGTGAAATCAAAACTAAGCCTAAGAAGTACGGTAAAGGTGGCTGGGCTAGTCAGGTTGATAGTTCCCGCGCATTTTCAGTAAAGCTCTTGTCTGGAGAGCATAGCGTGGATGATGTGGCAAAGAAAATGTGGGCGCATGATCAGAACGTGTACGGTCGTCAGTATATTAAGCACCTGCCTGATGTCATCGCTATAGCTAAAGATATTCCTGCGAGCAGCATCAAGTCACTCGGTAACTATAAGCTCAATGAAGCACATTACTCACTATTTCATGGTGAAAAGGACGTGGATAAATGGGTTGTGACTAATACCAAGCAGGGTGGTGGATTGGGAGGAATGGGTAACCAAGCTCACTTCGATACTAAACAAGAAGCGCTTACCTTCATCAAAGAGCAAGTAACTGACACGTCGACGGTTAATGATAAAAAACTGGCAAAGTTTGATATTTGGACTGAGCGAGGCAAGTCTGGTGTGGTATTTCTTGGCAAGAAATTAGCGGCAAATAAATACATTGAACTAAAACGTTTTGATAAAGGGAGTGAGGCTCGCGCTTATCGAGTTGATAACAATGTTGAGTTGGTTGAGTTACTAAAGCAAAAGAGACAGGTTGGGGCCATGAGGCGACCCGATAATAACCCTAGAGTTGGAGAGGAACACCGTAAAGGAAAAGACGCGACACCTGATTTATTTAGCAATACTTTCGGTTTTCGTGGTGTCCAGTTTGGGAATTGGGTTGAAGGGGGAAAGCGCCAAAATGACTTAAATTATGCCTTCGATGGACTAATGGATCTTGCATCGGTGATAAATGTGCCACCAAAGGCATTATCACTCAACGGCCAGCTTGGATTGGCATTTGGGGCGAGAGGAAAAGGGGGAAAGAATTCTGCTGCTGCACATTATGAACCTAATTCTGTTGTGATAAACCTGACGAAGAAACAAGGCTCAGGAAGCTTGGCTCATGAGTGGTTTCACGCACTAGATAACTATTTTGCAAAGATGGACAACGAAAGCGTAGGTGAGCAGAGCAGTTTATATTTAACTGATAGTTCTCGTCAGGCAGGTCTACTGAAAGAAGGTAGGTATCAGCGTTCTAGCAGTGATGATTTTGGTGTAAGACCTGAAGTTTTTGATGCTTTTAAGCGTGTGACATCAACCATTAAAAAAGAAACAGATCTTGTTAATCGTTCGGCTCAAAGAGATAAGTTCAGAGCAAAAAACTACTGGGGAACGGTGGTTGAAATGACGGCCAGATCCTTTGAACGTTACGTGATCGGTAAGTTAGCGCAGCAAGGGTATGAAAGTGATTACCTGGCTAATATCGTTAATGAGTCATCAACAGCAGCCATGGATGAAATGTCAGATTACCCTTATCCTTTAGCGGTTGAAATGGACGTGGTTAACAAGGCATATGATGGTTTGTTTGATACCTTGAAAACCAAAGAAACAGATAAAGGTGTCGCGCTTTTCCGTAAAGACGCCAGTACGGTTTTCAATAAAGGTAAACTTAAACCTAAAGGGATCCCTCTCAGCGAAGCTAAGGCGATTGCACAAGAATTTGTAGACTCTTACAATGGTAATATAAAGTTGGAATTTAAGGTTCGTCAGACTCAAGAGGAATTGTATGGACCAGAAGCAACGATTGAAAAATACGGACGGATCAAAGGCTCGTATAATGGAAAAGGAAAATCCGTTCTTGGACTTGTCTCAGGCAACTTGCATTCTTCGGCAGACGCAAGAGAAACCCTGCGACACGAAATCCTTGGACATTACGGTTTGGCAACGTTTAGTCAAATTGATAAAAAGGCCATTCTCGACAAAATCATAGACGCACAAAGTGAACCGACATTAAAGGTTCAATGGGATAAAATAAAAGCCGATAGCTACTATTCAAAACTAGATATTAACCAGCAAGCAGAAGAGGTGTTTGCACACACCGTTGAAAATTATCGAAATGGCTTGCAGCGCCTTTATGACACTATAATTGCTTGGTTAAAAGGCTCCTTGCGAAAAGTTGGTCTCAATAAATACCCATCATCATCTCAAGAACTCCACCGTTTAGCCGCGACGATTGCCAAGCAGATCCGCAGTGGTGACCGAGGTGGCCCTATCGATAGTAATAATCAGACTATGCACCGAAGGGAGAGTGCTGGACATTCTTTACCAGATGAAAACCTAAAAGCTTACTTTATTCGTAATGTGCAAGATAAGTTCTACCGGCTAAAACTGGCTCAGCGAGATTTAGATGTGAACGATAGCAATAATGCGTATATGGCCGAAGAAGCCTTTCACGGTAAGATCGGTGAGGATTTGCGAAAACTTGAACTCGAGCATACTGACAAAATAGCCAAAACCATGGCAGAGCATTCGCTAAGCCAAGATGAAGTTGATCTCTATCTTATCGCTAAGCATGCCAAAGAGCGTAATGCGTATATTGATACCATTAATCCTGAGTTAGGCGGGGCAGGCTCAGGTATGAATAACGATCAGGCGCAAGCCATTCTAGATAAAGCGGTGTTGGAAAGTAAACGTTTGGCATTAGAGTCAGTCGCCAATGAGGTCTATTCCATGCTCGAAAAAAGTCGGGTTAATATAGTTAATTTCGGTTTAGAGCAACAAGATGCGATTGATACTTGGAAATCTCAATATCAATATTACGTACCACTAAAAGGCTACGCTGCTGAAGATGGAACTCATACTAGCAAAAGTAAGAAATTTGGTACCGGTAAAGGGTTTAATATTAGAGGCAGAGAAACCATTAAAGCGATGGGACGTCGATCTTTAGCTGAATCACCACTTCTACATACTATTGAAGATACAACTCAAGCCGTGATCCGTGCGCGTAAGAATGAAGTTGGACAAACCTTCTTGAGGCTCGTTGAATCCAACCCAGATCCCGAACTATGGCAGATATATACTGCTAATGATCCTGATTATCGGCGTGGTGAAGTTAGCCAGGACGGCGAGAAAGTTATTGGGCAAGTCAAGATGACCGCCTTTGAGATGGGTAACGCTAAAGACAAATACTTCACTACTAAAGTGGATGGCGTAGAGCACTTTATTAAACTCAAAGATCCACTTTTACTGCAAGCGATGGGTAACTTGGGAGTCGATCAATCTAACTTGCTGACACGTACTCTCGGCGTTGCCACTCGTACTTTGTCCGCGTTAGTGACCACATGGAATCCTGAATTTATGGCAACTAACTTTGCTCGGGATATTCAGGCCGCAATCTACAATGTAGTGGCTGAGACTCAGGTTAATGATGGTAAGGCGCTGAATACGGAGAAGCTGGCTCTTAAGATGATAAAGTCGACACCTCGCGCTATGGCTGTGCTTCGACAAGGTTTTAGAAATAATAAGTTTGATGGTTCAGCGAGATTTAGCAATCCTAAGTGGGGTCGTTATTTAAAAGAGTTTCTCGAGTCTGGGGCTAAGACTGGTTGGGTGAACCAAAAGGACATTCAGGGGCTGGCAAATGAGCTTAAAGGGACAATATCCAGAGCGAGCAATACCAAGCAAGGAAAGGTGCGCCGGATGGGGAAACAGGTCGCTGATTTTGTTAGCGACTATAACGATGTTGTGGAAAACGCGACTCGGTTTAGCGTTTATTATCATGCGAGAGAGCAGGGTATAAGTGTAAAGCAAGCCAGCAGTTTAGCTAAAAACCTGACCATTAATTTTAATAGAAAAGGAGAGGTGAGTAATACAGTTAATGCACTGTTCATGTTTGCTAATGCCAGCGTACAAGGTACGGCCAATATGCTAAGAGCGGTAGCGACGCCAAAAGACCGTAGTAAATCGTTATGGGATCCACAGTTTTATAACTTATCGCAGAAAATGGCTATTGGAACCATAGGAACCACTGTGGTTATGGCTAACTTAATGCGTGAGATAGGCGGCGATGATGAAGATGGCACTCCTTTCTATGACAAAGTACCAGATCACGTTAAGGCGACCAATTTTGTAATAATGCTCGGTGGTATGGACTATGTGGCTATCCCTATGCCGTATGGCTACAACCTGTTTGCGAATATCGGACATAGTATAGATGGTGTAATACAAGGTAAGTCAATCGGTAAGTTAGCGACAGGCTTAGTGCTATCCGCTGCAGGCACATTCTCGCCAATCGGCTTTACGCCTACTGTTGCTACGCCTTTTGTCGAGGTTGATCGCAACAAGAATTTCTTTGGTGGGAATATCTATCCTGAGCAACATGGCTTTGGTGCCAAAAAATCAGATTCACACTTGGGCACTAACTACACCTGGGAATGGACTAAAGAGTTAACAATCTGGCTTAATGAAGTGACAGGCGGTTCTAAGTTTAGATCCGGCATGGCTGATTTTACCCCGCAATCTATAGAGCATTTAGCTAAGTTTATGGGTGGTGGGGTATTGCAGTTTGGTTTGCGCTGGCAAAACCTAGCTGTTAAAGCGATGGAGGGGAAAGAAATTGAGTCTAGAGACATTCCCTTTGCTAGGCGTTTCTATAAACGCCTAAACCCCAAAGCCGCAATAGGAGAATTTTACACCGCCAAGGATACCCTCGCTAAAGTTAAGGCTGATTACCTCTCTTTGCATGGTAAAGATAAGGTTGAATTTAAGCGTGAATATAAGTTGTCTTTGGAACTGCAGAAATTTGCATCAAATATCGAAAAGTCACTACGAAATCTTAATAAACAAAAAGGAAGTATTGAGGCCAGTCGATTATCTTCTTTAGAAAAGGAACGTAGAATACAGTTGATTGAGGATAAAAAAATAGAACTGACACTACGATTCTCTAAGAAAAGAAACGAGCTAGGCCTCCAGGAGTTGTAA
- a CDS encoding L,D-transpeptidase family protein, translating to MDQGKFIRRIFAISLSFFYLASASAIDRIDAAINSLQYQVQLVNLIQPSERFTEYKHILSHGSRDEHLAIVDNIQKDLAQFWRSENVPIQGGGMTNDLYLNAFSIEPSSKDYLPTSNRIRYLLWINEHNSWKIIVLNAWLKEGDSHSAIPEIRRRLTLLGDLIVLEPESRVMTEDIVSAVQGFQHRHGLKQDGVIGPETLRWLNLTPENRAHVLADNFISKSSYLATIGSRFLLVNIPAFEMVLVDKGEVQLESRVIVGKPYRQTPRLSSKISNMILNPSWRVPRNLLRRDLLPKVRQDGAYINEHNFDVYNSAGTQVVKTAEEWQDLAGGRFPYRLVQKPGADNTLGRYKFYFENEYNVYLHDTYDKALFEKTNRALSSGCIRVEKVESLANWLASNLVKDKQTWVDLQTYRDKTQWFSFDNALAVHLVYWTAWVDERGLAQFRNDIYHQNSMLNLVSLQE from the coding sequence ATGGATCAGGGAAAGTTTATTAGGAGAATTTTTGCTATTTCCCTATCCTTTTTCTACCTTGCCTCTGCGTCAGCAATAGACAGAATTGACGCTGCAATCAACTCTCTTCAATATCAAGTTCAATTAGTGAATTTAATCCAACCTTCGGAACGTTTTACTGAGTACAAGCATATTCTGTCCCACGGCTCCAGAGATGAACATTTAGCCATCGTCGATAATATTCAAAAAGATCTTGCTCAATTCTGGCGTTCTGAGAATGTTCCGATTCAAGGTGGGGGAATGACTAATGATCTATATCTAAATGCATTTTCAATCGAACCTAGCTCTAAGGATTACCTCCCTACCAGTAATCGGATTAGATATTTGCTCTGGATAAATGAACATAACAGTTGGAAAATCATTGTGTTGAACGCTTGGCTTAAAGAGGGGGATAGTCATTCCGCGATACCTGAAATTCGCCGTCGGTTAACGTTACTAGGCGATTTAATCGTTCTAGAGCCTGAAAGTCGTGTTATGACAGAAGACATTGTTAGCGCTGTGCAAGGGTTTCAACATCGTCATGGCTTGAAGCAGGATGGAGTAATTGGACCTGAAACGTTAAGGTGGTTAAATCTCACTCCTGAAAATAGGGCGCATGTTCTAGCGGATAACTTTATAAGTAAATCCAGTTACCTGGCAACGATTGGTTCCCGCTTTCTATTAGTCAACATCCCTGCGTTTGAAATGGTTTTAGTTGATAAAGGTGAGGTACAACTCGAGTCCAGAGTCATCGTAGGTAAACCGTATCGACAAACGCCAAGATTGAGTAGCAAGATATCTAATATGATTCTTAATCCAAGCTGGCGAGTCCCTAGGAATCTGTTAAGGCGCGATCTTCTACCAAAAGTGCGCCAAGATGGTGCTTATATCAACGAACATAATTTTGATGTTTATAACTCCGCGGGAACTCAAGTAGTTAAAACGGCAGAGGAGTGGCAAGATCTGGCTGGAGGGCGGTTTCCATATCGGCTGGTACAAAAGCCAGGAGCGGATAATACATTAGGGCGTTATAAATTTTACTTTGAAAATGAGTACAATGTTTATCTTCATGATACCTATGATAAAGCGTTATTTGAAAAAACCAATAGAGCACTTTCTTCTGGTTGTATTCGAGTCGAAAAAGTAGAGTCTTTAGCAAATTGGCTGGCATCCAATTTAGTTAAAGATAAGCAAACTTGGGTCGATCTACAAACATATAGAGATAAGACCCAGTGGTTTTCCTTCGATAACGCTTTAGCCGTTCATTTAGTATATTGGACAGCTTGGGTGGACGAGAGGGGCTTGGCTCAATTTAGAAATGACATTTATCACCAGAATTCAATGCTTAATCTTGTTTCATTACAAGAGTAG
- the pgsA gene encoding CDP-diacylglycerol--glycerol-3-phosphate 3-phosphatidyltransferase: MPFNIPIALTLFRLFLLPVFVVIFYLPYTWSPFAAAFVFWLAAVTDALDGYAARKLKQSTRFGAFLDPVADKIMVTTALVLLVAEYNSIWMTLPALFMIGREIVISALREWMAEIGKRGSVAVSWIGKYKTAAQMTAVTGLIWQPNDIITYAAYALFYVAAVLTFWSMMNYIMAAWSDLTADSNN, translated from the coding sequence ATGCCGTTTAATATACCTATCGCGTTAACTTTGTTCAGGTTGTTTTTATTACCTGTGTTTGTTGTTATTTTTTACCTGCCTTATACTTGGTCGCCATTTGCAGCCGCATTTGTATTCTGGCTAGCAGCAGTGACTGATGCTCTTGATGGTTACGCAGCAAGAAAATTAAAGCAGTCGACACGATTTGGTGCTTTTCTCGATCCTGTTGCTGATAAGATTATGGTAACAACAGCTTTGGTTCTTCTTGTTGCAGAATACAATAGTATTTGGATGACTCTCCCTGCGTTATTTATGATTGGCAGAGAAATTGTTATTTCCGCATTAAGAGAATGGATGGCTGAAATCGGTAAGCGAGGCTCTGTTGCAGTATCATGGATTGGTAAATATAAAACAGCAGCACAGATGACAGCGGTAACAGGCTTAATTTGGCAACCGAATGACATTATCACCTATGCAGCTTACGCACTATTTTATGTCGCCGCGGTATTGACGTTCTGGTCAATGATGAACTATATCATGGCTGCCTGGAGTGATTTGACTGCTGATTCGAATAATTAA
- a CDS encoding glycine zipper domain-containing protein, whose translation MSYSIMNMGNSTKSQAQNSLKTLADMESKRDTQNTQIKQTKKNAQMSGAASGAMMGTMIMPGWGTAIGAAVGFLAGSL comes from the coding sequence ATGAGTTACAGCATTATGAACATGGGTAACAGCACTAAGTCTCAGGCTCAAAATTCGCTTAAAACTTTGGCTGATATGGAAAGTAAACGGGATACTCAAAATACGCAGATAAAGCAAACTAAGAAGAATGCCCAGATGAGTGGGGCGGCTAGTGGCGCCATGATGGGAACCATGATTATGCCTGGTTGGGGGACAGCCATCGGTGCGGCGGTTGGTTTTCTTGCTGGTTCACTTTAG
- a CDS encoding DUF882 domain-containing protein, translating to MSLVCPARRQLLLGLSGIAMCSVIPSKVQASRSTKGIRNLGFKNIHTGERGHGSYWIDGRYQENILSEFSHTLRDHRRNESAPMDIRLYDLLFKLKETLNVEYDFNVISGYRSPKTNAMLASKSSAVAKKSYHMKGMAMDIAIPDVKLSYLREAAIELKLGGVGYYPRSGFIHVDTGPVRTW from the coding sequence GTGTCTTTAGTTTGTCCCGCCCGTAGGCAGTTGTTGTTAGGCCTTAGTGGTATTGCAATGTGTTCAGTTATCCCATCAAAGGTTCAGGCGAGCCGTTCAACAAAAGGGATTAGAAATCTGGGTTTTAAAAATATTCATACTGGTGAGCGTGGACATGGAAGCTATTGGATTGATGGGCGCTACCAAGAGAATATTTTATCTGAATTTAGTCATACATTAAGAGACCACCGACGTAACGAGTCTGCTCCTATGGACATTCGTTTATATGATCTTTTATTTAAGCTCAAAGAGACGTTAAATGTTGAGTATGATTTTAATGTTATATCTGGATACCGATCGCCAAAAACTAATGCTATGTTGGCATCAAAAAGTAGTGCTGTAGCTAAGAAAAGTTACCATATGAAAGGAATGGCAATGGACATTGCTATTCCAGATGTTAAGTTAAGTTATCTCCGTGAAGCTGCGATAGAACTTAAACTTGGCGGTGTTGGATATTACCCGCGTTCAGGCTTTATCCATGTTGATACAGGGCCAGTGCGAACTTGGTAA
- the rplY gene encoding 50S ribosomal protein L25 produces the protein MSYTIAAQVRTEIGKGSSRRLRHADKVPAVIYGPGKEPVAIVFDHKDIINIQANEDFYTVALTINLDGTDVKVSVKAMQRHAFKPLIEHVDFTYA, from the coding sequence ATGTCTTATACTATCGCTGCACAAGTCCGTACTGAAATTGGGAAAGGTTCGAGCCGCCGCCTACGTCATGCCGACAAAGTCCCTGCAGTTATCTATGGTCCAGGTAAAGAGCCTGTTGCTATCGTTTTTGACCATAAAGATATCATCAACATTCAAGCGAATGAAGATTTTTACACCGTTGCTCTAACTATCAACCTTGATGGTACTGACGTTAAAGTTAGCGTTAAAGCTATGCAACGTCACGCGTTCAAGCCTCTTATTGAGCACGTAGATTTCACTTACGCATAA